GTTGTCTTTATACTCAGCCCTTGAGAGTTAATGCATGACTGCAGGAAAGGGCATAactgattttaaaagaattttgtcCTGTGAACAAACTGAAAGAATATAACcaaataatttaacaaaattgGTTCTGAATCTTGTGTCTAAGAATGCCAATTGAAAATTAGAATCTTTTGACTTTTCTGtggaattaaattttttttgaagCTTAGAGACAAGAGTTGATACTTTATCCATTTCATTTTAGTGTTGATTGAAATATATAAATCTTAAATTCTTCTGACACTGAAGCAGAAGAAACGCTATTGTTCCCTGCCAGTCGACTGTAATGGATAAACTGAACAAATGATTTCAAAGGAGGGCCCAATTGTGGGGAGGACACTTTTTTGAGTGCCCAAAAGGAGTAAGATAAGGTTAAGAGAAAAATGGAGGTTGACATTTAGGTAGCTCCACTGGGCTCGTTGCTTCCTGTGTGCAGGCAATGACTAGGACGTTACTGCTGGGACAAGAGTGCTCACAAGTTACCTGTGTCTGTTAGATTCCACCTGCTCCTACAAAGCCTGACTTTGATGGACCTCGAGAGAAGATGCAGAAACTGGGAGAGGGTGAAGGGTCTATGACCAAAGAAGAATTTGCTAAGATGAAGCAAGAGCTGGAAGCGTAAGTGGATTTTCTTGATGGGGCTCTGTAAGTCTAGCAGTTAATTAGTGGCCTAGTGCAGTCTTCTAAAACTACATTTAATAGTGTGGGGCATGGTCTTTGTACTTGAGATGTTGGTTCCTTAGAAGCCACTGACACTGGATGGAGCCATTGTTTTCCCCTGTGTAGGTCATATTTGTCAATGGAATGATGCAGGTCTGGCATAGTAAAGAAGTAAACCTTTGTGTCTTATATATAAATGATTCTTCATGCTGCTGATAAATATACAAAACTTTCTTCCTCAAAGTTTGGATACTTGAAATATAGTTGAAACTAGATTGCAGTGAATGCTGTTACAGACACATTCTAAATGATCACATTCCTGGTTTTTAAGAAATCCAGGTCTGCAGGAAGTGTATTTTAATCTGgtcttatttattatttcaaacaaaaatgaattaCTCTAAATTGTAGTTGGaggtgttaatttttttaaaattaaaccatCCTTGTCCTTTTTGTTTTGGCTCCCTCCCCTCTTCCACTATCAGCGTATTGGAAATTCAGGTGCCCAGTACAGCAGTACTCTTCAGTGCTCTGCCCCAAGGCCCTGTTATCTGGGGTCAGTATGCACTTGGGTGCCTGTCACGACCAGCTCTGAGGATGAAGCACACAGAACAGACTCAAGTGTCTGCCATTGGGAAGTTGATGACACCACTTCCCCCTTCCTTGGCTCATTACAGTTTCCAAAACTGCCTTATTCCCTAATTAGATAAAAAGTTACACCAGAGTGTTCTGGCCTGGTGCAGATACTTGCTTAGTGGCATGAACAGAGCGTGAGCAGGGAGCAGTTGGGTGAAGCCAACTGAAGGCCTATGTGCTTCTCTTTCAGTGAGTATCTTGCTGTCTTTAAGAAGACCGTGTCCTCCCATGAAGTCTTCCTTCAGCGGCTTTCTTCCCACCCTGTTCTTAGTAAAGATCGCAACTTTCATGTTTTCCTCGAGTATGATCAGGATGTAAGGCATTTTTATTCCcttgatccagttttattctattCCATGATTCAGTTAAAATTTATAAgaccaaatctttaaaaatacacatgatatattttctaaaaaattgaCTCTTAAAAAGTTCTTAATTTCTTACCAACACAATGGAAACCTTTTATATGTCACTTTCCCCTCCTGCTTGGATCCAttgtgtgagctctttttataaaTCACTGtcttctaaaggctgatcttcTCCCTCAATTGAATTTGAAACTGAAGCCAGTTTCTTCTATCTTTTGTTTAAAGAGACTTTTATGCACTTTTGTGAAACCTGTCTGATTCATGTGCCAGTTAAGAGTATATGCTGTGACTGGTAAAGTCTAAAATGTATGAGAATAGTATTGTAGCTCTGAGACAAAGCATATTGTCTTCTGATCTGTACAATATATATAAGAGGGCAAACAGTTTAAGGATTTAAGTGTTATCCACCCTTGAATTTGGTATTTTTCTAATGTTTGAGACATCAAGTAAAATTGATAGATGGTAAAACCTCAGTATTGATGGTGTGCAGTAGATTTCTCAAGTTTTGCAGTCTCTGCTCAAGGAGCAAACAAACTGAAGTCCATCagcgtttgttttcttcctgGCTTCCTTGTTGAAAGAGACTTATatgccttttaaaagaaaaaagtatgcaCATATTGTTTCTTCTTAGTTCATATATATGAAGCATGCCCTGACTTAAGAGATTTCCTCAGTGTCACCTTACCAGTGAGATTTAATAAACACAGGAAACAACAATAATTCTACCAAGGATTAAAAAGCACTTAAGATTTGGTGCCTATATagtttttcaaaatctttctgAAGTCACACTTGTAGAATTATGGCCTGTGTTTATATTTTAGATGTGGAGATGGAATTAGAGGTGTATTATGTGTGTGTCTTTACTAGTAGCAGCGTTACTTGGAGTGTATACAGGACTTTTAAAGAACCtagaaaaatgtatatatcataaattatttttttggaaTTCTTTCTTCAGCTAAGTGTTAGGAGGAAAAATACCAAAGAGATGTTTGGTGGCTTTTTCAAAAGTGTAGTGAAAAGTGCTGATGAAGTCCTTTTTTCTGGAGTTAAGGTAGGTGGCTTTTAGTTGTATTAGAAAGTTCTTGATTTTTGTGTGATTAAGCGATCTTTTATTTCTTAAGAcatatttgtgaaacaaatggtATTAACTTCtcagaaatgtaaataaacttctcaaattttagatatttttatctGTTCATTATATGTTCACTTACTTTCCCCAAATACCCAGTTCTGCCCTAGGAGGAGTAACAAGTGTCTTCCCACACTTAattcttcattttctcctttttctctaagGAGAAAGGTtactcaattattttttaaaaagataagttGCAAGATCAGTATGCCATGCTGTTCTCCAGAACCACACTGTCCCTTTTGGTAGccccagccacatgtggctgttgaATACCTCCTGTGTAGTTAGCTGGTATAATTAAGGAACCACATAGTTTGTTCACATGCTGCATTTCAAGGACTtgatgtgaagaaaaaaaaacagttctgtTATTTGGATATAATGAATTAAGGAAATACTAAGAGTAATCCACCTGTTTTTTTATAaagtggctactagaaaatcCTTAAATGGCACATGTGGCTTGCATATTTGTACTGGACAGGGTTTTTCTAGAAAATCAAATTACTATACAAGTCTCGTAACCATTAGAGGTATTACTTATTTCTTGACTCCTCAGCTCCCTCTATTTTTTAGCCCAGTTTCCTTAACAGTGTCTGCCTTTGCCACCTGAGGGCTTCAGTGAGGAGCCCAGAATGAAGATGCTGAGCAGGGAGGGTAGTGTCAAAAATTGGGATACTCTTGGACTATTTGTTTGGCACAGTTCAAGGAGGATGGGACTGCCCTGTACCCACGGCGCTATGGGATGTTTGGTGTCCCTGCTCAGTGCCCACCAGATGCCATATACTTTCCATTCTGGAACCAACCAAATTTCATCCGTCGGCCCCCAGATACAACACATGGTTGCAGGTACCCAAGAGTAGGTAACAACCCACCAGGCAGAATCATGGCAGATCTTAGAGCATTGCTTACATGGCTTTTTAAAATGGTTCCCTCTGTTGACATTTTCTGAATGCACTTGATTTTTGCTAATCTTGAGTATGAAACAGTATCTTGTCAATTTATATTCCTCTAGTCCGTAGAGGTTAAATTCTTATGCAAGAACTTCCTTAATGTTTCTTCTAACACAAAATATGTATTCATATTCTTAAAAGtgtttcttcttaaatttattttttttcctcttctaggAGGTAGATGACTTCTTTGAGCAAGAGAGGAATTTCCTCATTAACTATTACAATAGGATCAAGGATTCGTGTGGGAAAGCTGACAAAATGACCCGGTCCCATAAAAGTAAATACCACTCACCTATTAGCCACTTAGCTTTGCAGATCTGCCAGCTCTGTTCACACAAAAAGGGCTGTCTTTGTTCCTGTAGGTGTTGCGGATGACTACATCCACACTGCAGCCTGCTTGCACAGCCTGGCTTTAGAGGAGCCTACGGTTATCAAAAAGTAAGTTTTAGTTGGAAAAGCATTTTCCCCAATCCCCTAACCAGACGCTACCTCCTGGTAGAACTGAAAGTATGAGTGATGACTATATAGACTTCTGCTCTACAAGTTCGTCATAGGTGATAGTCTAACGCACATATCTCTCACACCCCTGGAACTCGGGTACTTCTGTACCAGATGTGGCAGCTATTGCACGTCAGAGCCTTACTTACTGTTACACTCTCCGTTTCTTGGTGATTTTAATTTTGGAATGATCTTGGAGTGGTTTGCCTTGTGTGTTCGCTGGCAGATGGTGCTTGCCCCTTCACATGGCTGCCCTAGGCTACCTTGACACTTGGTTGTGATGGGCACAAGGATAATGTAATACCCCCAGTCAACTTTtcaacgtttttttttttttatgtgaattgTTCTTACTTTCTCTACCTGGGCATTTTTGGTGTGAGACAGTAATCTACTTAACACCTAGGCTTGGTATAACAGGTGGTAGTATATCTGATTTGAACATGGAAGTCATGCTAACACAGAACTGTGAAGAAATAGCGTGGTTTTGGCTTTGGTATGCCCCTCATGGTGGCTCATTAGAAACTGATCTTGGTTAACACACAGCTTTGGCATTGGGCAAAAACTGTGTTGGAGACACAGGTTCTCTGTGGCAAGATGGCCAAAGGGGCACCAAGAGAGGCTGGTGTCCATGAGTGCGGCACTGTGAACCTCTCAGTTTGTAGCCATCTTCACTAGATTGGGCCAGTTGTGATGAGAGCACTACTTTGGTCAGAGTAAAGCACCAAGACTGGACTCCTGAATCTACCCATTTGTGTCTTAGAATATTGATACAAACATAATTTTGATACATGATTTAAGACCTTAAACCAAAATCATGTGTATATTTTCAGGTACCTATTGAAGGTTGCTGAACTGTTTGAAAAACTTAGGGTAAGGATGTTTATGTCGATCTtcataatttgtattttatgaTCTGTAGATTTCTGCTTAGATGGTGATGACCTTCACTTTTATTATTACAGAAAGTAGAGAATCGTGTCTCCTCAGATGAAGATTTAAAGCTGACAGAGCTCCTCCGATACTACATGCTGAACATAGAGGCTGCTAAGGTAAGACAGGAATTCAACTCATCAGAGTATAGCAAGACCACCTTGACAAGGCTAAGAAATCTGATGTTggaagtgttttctttttgttaaaaatggaggaaaatagGCAACTATCGGAGTTGTCTGTGTAAGTGATGTCAGCCTAactaaaaaaaagtaaactgAAGAAAGTTTGAATTACCAAAAATCTGAGTTTGGGAATAGCAGAAGAATTGTAGTTCAGGAAATGCATGCTATAGCAAGATACAGGGAGAGTTCATTGAGAGTTTAGGCTGGGTGTGTTTAGGGCAAGGAGTGTAAAGGGGGTTGTCAAGCCAGAGTCTAAGCAGTAAGTTCCTTTGCAGGGATGCTTGTTTGTAGCGGGAAGTGCATTGGTGTGTGTGCACTAATCAGGACATGTGTCTCAGTTTTCTGTAAATCGGATATTTACGGGAAATTGGTCTCTCAGTTAACAGTTCTCTTCTGAGGGCACATTCATGAGAGTCTCTCCTTTCACATCCTCTGGTGCCATTTTAGGTCTTTTCACATTGATGAGCCTTTTTTGTGGCTTTGTATCCTTAGTTTGTGTCCCTTGAGAGCTGTAGGGGTGATGTCCAGTAGGCAGGCAATTTGGGGGATAATAGATTTTTGGATATGGAACATAACAGATGTCGCAAAGGGCCATTTCTGAGGCAAAAAAGGTTTTGGGATTTGTTAGTTTTCATTGAATTGTAGTTGTCCAGTAGCCTTTGAGACATAAAAAGTGTTACTTACCAAAAGCAACACGGAGAGGTAAGCAGAATGACCTTCAGGGATGACTTTCATTCTTCTATCTACACTCTCCTGaactaaaatgtttaaattatattttatgtaaagtACACTAAATCAGGCAACATAAAATTagatacagaaaatatataatgagAAGTGTCAACAAGAAGtagaaattattttcctcataGTTGATCTTAACTAAAATAACATTTGGATGTGTTTTCTTAGTCTATGGTtatattttttttacatatgtcaGACTATCTTTTATAGTATGTCTTCTGCTTTAATGGATTTAAAGCTGATTAACACTTAGGttttttgaatatatataaaaaaaggtaATTGGAGACCTCATGCATCTGTCACACCTGTATCATGACTTCCTCATTCTAGATCTGGAAGTAACTTCTGCTTTGCCATAAGGCTGCAGACTCTATTCCAGCAGGATCCTTAGGGTAGATCCCTAAGGTGGTATTTATAGGACGAGGTTATTGGAATGTTTCTAACTCTGCCTTGCTATCCATCGCCTTGCTATCCATCACTTGACTCACTCAGCAGGAcctgtgtgttgttcagtgtgcaCAGTGGttaattttctgaaattaaattCCATTATTGAATCAACTAGAAAAATTGTGTTGGGGTTTTTCCTTGTAATCTACATAAAGAATTCTGGAAAAGCTCTCAACAAAGCCCTAGGAGTTGCTGTTCCCAAGCTAATCTTGAGATTAAAAATAACAACGTAGATATAGATTGGGTTCTTGCCATGTAGCATTTCAGTGCATCAACACCTCAGTACTTGGGCTGTTTTTTAGTGCAGTTTAGATACTTAGTCTCCCTGTTTTGTTCTTTAGAGATTTTTCAGGGTAGACACCATGTCAtctgttaattttgttttcaggATCTCTTATACAGACGCACCAAAGCACTCACGGACTATGAGAACTCAAACAAAGCCCTGGATAAGGCCCGGTTGAAAAGCAGGGATGTCAAGGTGGCTGAGGCGCAACAGCAGGAATGCTGCCAGAAGTTTGAACAGCTTTCTGAATCTGCAAAAGAAGGTTGAGCAGAGCCattccttcctttctgctttgTATTTGGCAATAATTTCAGCAGAGTTGTACAGATAGTGCAGAGAACCCCCTCACATCCCTTACTCAGCAGCCCCTTGCTGTTTGGTCTGACCTTCTATGTTCTCACTTGCACATACCTGCATCCCATGTGCTTTATAAACatggggttttttctttttttggtaaacCTTTTCAGGTTAGGTTGTATATAGCAtgctccttttattttaaaaatttggctgTGTATTTCTATTAACGTCCCTATAGCTCACCTGCTACTGTTGGTAACATTGCATTGGTAATCTGGGAAACAATACCATACAAGCTTCTGCTTTTGTTCTTGCTCTGGTGCTTGTCCCAATATCCTCCAGTCTAATGTTGCCTTCAGTTATTATAGCTTTTCAGTCTCCTTTAACTTGGAGGGAATTCTCAACTTTCCAAGACCTTTTTGAAGACCATagtctcttctttttttattttttattatttttattttggtatcattattctacaattacatgaagaacattattatgtttactaggctccccccttcaccaagtcccccccacataccccctcaaagtcactgtccatctgcgtagtaagatgctgtaaaatcactacttgtcttctctatgttgcacagccctccccgtgcaccccacgcactatacatgctaatcgtaatgccctctttctttttccccacccttatccctcccttcccacgcagcctccccagtccctttccctttggtaactgttagtcctttcttgggttctgtgagtctgctgctgttttgttccttcagttttcctttgttcttatactccacatatgagtgaaatcatttggtacttgtctttctccgcctggcttatttcactgagcataataccctctagctccatccatgttgttgtgaatgctaggatctgtttttttcttatggctgagtaatactccattgtgtatatgtaccacatctttatccattcatctactgatggacatctaggttgcttccatatcttggctattgtaaatagtgctgcaataaacgggtgcatctgtctttttcgaactgggctgctgcattcttacggtaaattcttagaagtggaattcctgggtgaaatggtgtttctattttgagcattctgaggaacctccatactgctttccacaatggttgaactaatttaaattcccaccagcagtgtaggagggttcccctttgtccacaacctcgccaacgtttgttgctgtttgtcttttggatggtggtgatccttactggtgtgaggtgatatctcattgtggttttaatttgcatttctctgatgacaagtgatgtggagcatcttttcatgtgtctgttggccatctgaatttcttctttggagaactattcagctcctctgcccattttttaattggattgttcgctttttgtttgttgaggtgtgtgagctctttatatattttggatgtcaatcctttattggatctgtcatttatgaattattctctcatactgtaggatacctttttgttctattgatggtgtcctttgctgtacagaagctttttagcttgatatagtcccactagttcatttttgcctttgtttcccttgctggggagatacgttcataaagaagtcactcatgtttatgtccatgagatttttgcctgtttttttctaagagtttttatggtttcataacttatattcaggtctttgatccatttggagtttacttttgtgtatggggttagacagtgatccagtgtcattctcttacatgtagctgtccagttttgccagcaccatcagttgaagagactgtcctttccccattgtatgtccatggctcctttatcgtatattaattggccatatatgtttgggttaatgtctggagtctctattctgttccactggtctgtggctctgttcttgtgccagtaacaaattgtcttgattactgtggctttgtagtagagcttgaagttggggagcaagatgtcccccactttattcttccttctcaggattgctttggctattcggggtctttggcggttccatatgaatttttaactatttgttccagtttgtggaagaatgctgttggtaatttgatagggattgcatcgaatctgtagattgctttgggcaggatgaccattttgacaatattaattcttcctagccaagagcatgggatgagtttccatttgttagtgtcctctttaatttctcttaagagtgtcttaagtgtcttatagttttcagggtataggtctttcacttccttggttaggtttattcctaggtattttattctttttgatgcaattgtgagtggaattgttttcctgatttctctttctattaattctttgttagtgtataggaaagctacagatttctgtgtgttaattttatatcctgcaactttgctgaattccggtattagctctagtagtttcggagtggagtctttagggttttttatgtacaatatcatgtcatctgcaatagtgacagtttgacttcttctttaccaatctggattccttatatttctttgttttgtctgattgccttggctaggacctccagtactatgttgaataacagtggggatagtgggcatccctgtcttgttcccgatctcagaggaaaagctttcagcttctcgctgttcagtatgatgttggctgtgggtttatcatatatggcctttattatgttgaggtacttgccctctctacccattttgttgagagtttttatcgtgaatggatgttgaattttattgaatgctttttcagcatctatggagatgatcacgtggtttttgtctttctctttgttgatgtggtggatgatgttgatggattttcgaatgttgtaccatccttgcatccctgggatgaatcccacttggtcatggtatatgatccttttgatgtatttttgaattcggtttgctaatattttgttgagtatttttgcatctacattcatcagggatattggtctgtagttttcttttttggtggggtctttgcctggttttggtatgagggtgatgttggcttcatagaatgagtgtgggagtattccctcctcctctattttttggaaaaatttaaggagaatgggtattatgtcttctctgtatgtctgataaaattccgaggtaaatccatctggcccaggggttttgttcttgggtagttttttgattaccgcttcaatttcgttgctggtaattggtctgtttagattttctgtttctttctgggtcagtcttggaaggttgtatttttctaggaagttgtccatttctcctaggtttcccagcttgttagcatataggtttttgtagtattctctaataattctttgtatttctgtggggtctgtcatgatttttcctttcctgtttctgattctcttactaagtctggctagaggcttatctattttattttctcaaagaaccaactcttggtttcattgattttttttctattgttttatacttctcaattttatttatttcctctctgatctttattatgtccctccatctgttgaccttaggcctcatttgttctttttccaattttgataattgtgacactagactattcatttgagattgttcttctgtctttaaatatggctggattgctatatattttcctcttaagactgctttttctgtgtcccacagaggttggggctttgttgttgtcatttgtttccatatattgctggatctccattttaatttggtcgttgatccattgattatttaggagcatgttgttaagcctccatgtgtttgtggggcgttttgttttctttgtacaatttatttgtagttttatacctttgtggtctgaaaagttggttggtagaatttcaatgtttctgaatttactgaggctctttttgtggcctagtatgtggtctattctggagaatgttccatgtgcacttgagaagaatgtgtatcctgttgcttttggatgtagagttctatagatgtctattaggtccatgtgttctagtgtgttgttcagtgcctctgtgtccttacttattttctgtctggtggatctgtcctttggagtgagtgttgtgttaacgtctcccaaaatgaatgcattgcattctgtttcctcctttaattctgttagtatttgtttcacatatattggtgctcctgtattgggtgcatatatgtttataatggttatatcctcttgttggacagagccctttatcattatgtagtgtccttctttatctcttgttactttctttgttttgaagtctattttgtctgatactagtattgcaacacctgcttttttctctctgttgttttcatgaaatatctttctccatcccttgacttttaatctgtgcatgtctttgggtttgaggtgagtctcttgtaagcagcatatatgggtcttgctt
This sequence is a window from Manis pentadactyla isolate mManPen7 chromosome 5, mManPen7.hap1, whole genome shotgun sequence. Protein-coding genes within it:
- the SNX5 gene encoding sorting nexin-5 isoform X3 produces the protein MVLRSVSVDLNVDPSLQIDIPDALSERDKVKFTVHTKTTLPTFQSPEFSVTRQHEDFVWLHDTLIENIDYAGLIIPPAPTKPDFDGPREKMQKLGEGEGSMTKEEFAKMKQELEAEYLAVFKKTVSSHEVFLQRLSSHPVLSKDRNFHVFLEYDQDLSVRRKNTKEMFGGFFKSVVKSADEVLFSGVKEVDDFFEQERNFLINYYNRIKDSCGKADKMTRSHKSVADDYIHTAACLHSLALEEPTVIKKYLLKVAELFEKLRKVENRVSSDEDLKLTELLRYYMLNIEAAKDLLYRRTKALTDYENSNKALDKARLKSRDVKVAEAQQQECCQKFEQLSESAKEELINFKRKRVAAFRKNLIEMSELEIKHARNNVSLLQSCIDLFKSN
- the SNX5 gene encoding sorting nexin-5 isoform X2 produces the protein MVVKLRSVSVDLNVDPSLQIDIPDALSERDKVKFTVHTKTTLPTFQSPEFSVTRQHEDFVWLHDTLIENIDYAGLIIPPAPTKPDFDGPREKMQKLGEGEGSMTKEEFAKMKQELEAEYLAVFKKTVSSHEVFLQRLSSHPVLSKDRNFHVFLEYDQDLSVRRKNTKEMFGGFFKSVVKSADEVLFSGVKEVDDFFEQERNFLINYYNRIKDSCGKADKMTRSHKSVADDYIHTAACLHSLALEEPTVIKKYLLKVAELFEKLRKVENRVSSDEDLKLTELLRYYMLNIEAAKDLLYRRTKALTDYENSNKALDKARLKSRDVKVAEAQQQECCQKFEQLSESAKEELINFKRKRVAAFRKNLIEMSELEIKHARNNVSLLQSCIDLFKSN
- the SNX5 gene encoding sorting nexin-5 isoform X1, whose product is MAAVPELQQQEEDRSKLRSVSVDLNVDPSLQIDIPDALSERDKVKFTVHTKTTLPTFQSPEFSVTRQHEDFVWLHDTLIENIDYAGLIIPPAPTKPDFDGPREKMQKLGEGEGSMTKEEFAKMKQELEAEYLAVFKKTVSSHEVFLQRLSSHPVLSKDRNFHVFLEYDQDLSVRRKNTKEMFGGFFKSVVKSADEVLFSGVKEVDDFFEQERNFLINYYNRIKDSCGKADKMTRSHKSVADDYIHTAACLHSLALEEPTVIKKYLLKVAELFEKLRKVENRVSSDEDLKLTELLRYYMLNIEAAKDLLYRRTKALTDYENSNKALDKARLKSRDVKVAEAQQQECCQKFEQLSESAKEELINFKRKRVAAFRKNLIEMSELEIKHARNNVSLLQSCIDLFKSN